From a single Hemibagrus wyckioides isolate EC202008001 linkage group LG27, SWU_Hwy_1.0, whole genome shotgun sequence genomic region:
- the irx3a gene encoding iroquois-class homeodomain protein IRX-3a: MSFPQLGYQYIRPIYPQERQGIGSARSGSELSPSGTLSNVLSTMYGSPFTAAHTYGAFLPYSNDLSIFSQLGAQYELKDSPGVQHPAFAHPHPAFYPYGQYQFGDPSRPKNATRESTSTLKAWLSEHRKNPYPTKGEKIMLAIITKMTLTQVSTWFANARRRLKKENKMTWTPRNRTDEEGNVYGSDHEGEDGDKREDEEEIDLENIDTEHIESKDELDEQDELHSDSKLDASCDSEVSDGYEDLHGPEPKLLKAVAQEGKDAHAVADAERPDHFHHHHHHLHHHHHHHLPHSLDLKTQPPSNEQIKLNPVSNSPPAENNAAPVQKPKIWSLAETATSPDNPRKSPLVNGSSSQAVMPPHRLVSCPVGKLQNWTSRAFSAHQLALLNSNHYLGLANQASANGLALYTGNRHTEERNVSSETAHTGTSHPPH, translated from the exons ATGTCTTTCCCACAGTTGGGATACCAGTACATCCGACCGATATACCCGCAAGAACGGCAAGGGATCGGTAGCGCGCGCAGCGGGAGCGAGCTCAGTCCGTCCGGCACGCTCTCCAACGTTCTCTCCACCATGTACGGATCACCTTTCACCGCCGCACACACCTACGGAGCGTTCCTTCCTTATTCAAACGACCTGTCCATTTTCAGTCAGTTG GGAGCTCAGTATGAGCTAAAAGACAGTCCAGGTGTCCAGCACCCAGCGTTTGCTCATCCTCATCCTGCCTTCTATCCCTACGGCCAGTACCAGTTCGGGGATCCGTCCAGACCCAAAAATGCCACCAGGGAGAGCACAAGCACGCTGAAGGCCTGGCTCAGCGAGCACCGCAAGAACCCGTATCCCACCAAGGGCGAGAAGATCATGCTGGCTATCATCACCAAGATGACTCTCACCCAGGTGTCCACTTGGTTCGCTAACGCCCGGAGGAGACTGAAGAAGGAGAACAAGATGACCTGGACCCCGCGCAACCGCACGGACGAAGAAGGCAACGTGTACGGCAGCGACCACGAAGGCGAGGATGGCGACAAGCGTGAGGACGAGGAGGAGATCGACTTGGAGAACATCGACACGGAACACATCGAGAGTAAGGACGAGCTGGACGAGCAGGATGAGCTCCACTCGGACTCCAAGCTGGACGCCAGCTGCGACTCGGAAGTCTCGGACGGCTATGAGGATTTACACGGGCCCGAGCCGAAGCTTTTAAAAGCCGTGGCCCAAGAGGGCAAAGACGCGCACGCGGTTGCAGACGCTGAGAGGCCCGATcacttccaccaccaccatcaccacctccatcaccaccatcaccatcaccttcctCATTCATTAGACCTCAAAACACAGCCTCCCAGCAACGAGCAGATCAAACTCAACCCAGTGTCCAACTCTCCTCCGGCTGAAAACAACGCAGCCCCGGTGCAAAAACCTAAGATCTGGTCTTTGGCTGAGACAGCCACGAGCCCGGACAATCCCCGGAAATCTCCACTCGTGAACGGGAGCTCATCTCAGGCCGTCATGCCTCCTCATAGACTTGTTTCATGCCCGGTGGGCAAACTGCAGAACTGGACGAGCCGTGCGTTCTCGGCGCACCAGCTCGCGCTGCTCAACTCAAACCACTATTTAGGACTGGCCAATCAGGCTTCAGCCAACGGCCTCGCGCTTTACACCGGCAACAGGCACACGGAAGAGCGCAATGTCAGCTCAGAGACTGCAcacacaggtacatcacatcccCCTCACTGA